In Mytilus trossulus isolate FHL-02 chromosome 6, PNRI_Mtr1.1.1.hap1, whole genome shotgun sequence, a single window of DNA contains:
- the LOC134721447 gene encoding iroquois-class homeodomain protein irx-2-like: MAFAHQYTHAGTAAMPGSQVMLSTKSSHSPTAPSTMEQARALLHESGLPLLHFLPRMNGLPESLYGQGPLTPNGLGVEPSAFYPMGSPPGHLTGSPEWKGIPGQSQVMYPFDPMLACHPYASFYGGLDLNNAARRKNATRETTSALKAWLYEHRKNPYPTKGEKIMLAIITKMTLTQVSTWFANARRRLKKESKTGWNGKDRDLDDSDFETDGEERTNENEDKSKMSSISCSGNDSDDEDIDIKVTSDISDISDAEIELEDSRSIGTGSRISVHSEPSTYSAPSYRCENRLTNSSPATRNECPTVNVGQNNSNATNTKPKIWSIVEIMNKDSNKANTSGHHHQTHSRTLDNIATISPLPERTNMRPSSINISQNVKYTINGLKSQSNQTGSRARIETIVSPSDSDNDS; this comes from the exons ATGGCCTTTGCACATCAATATACTCATGCAGGTACAGCAGCAATGCCAGGATCACAG GTAATGTTATCAACTAAATCCTCACATTCACCGACAGCGCCATCTACGATGGAGCAAGCTAGAGCATTGTTGCACGAATCAGGGCTGCCGTTATTACACTTTTTACCAAGAATGAACGGATTACCAGAGTCCTTGTATGGTCAAGGCCCATTAACACCAAACGGACTTGGTGTAGAGCCATCAGCTTTCTATCCAATG GGAAGTCCACCAGGACACTTGACTGGTTCCCCAGAATGGAAAGGGATACCAGGACAATCTCAAGTCATGTATCCGTTTGACCCAATGCTAGCTTGCCATCCATATGCATCCTT CTACGGTGGTCTTGATCTCAACAACGCTGCAAGAAGAAAGAACGCCACTAGAGAAACAACAAGTGCGCTCAAAGCATGGCTATACGAGCATCGTAAAAACCCATATCCCACAAAAGGTGAAAAGATCATGCTTGcaattattacaaaaatgaCACTAACTCAGGTTTCAACCTGGTTTGCAAACGCCAGACGGCGGCttaaaaaagaaagtaaaacgGGATGGAACGGAAAAGATAGAGATTTAGATGACAGTGATTTTGAAACAGATGGCGAAGAAAGAACCAATGAAAATGAAG ataAATCGAAGATGTCATCAATAAGCTGTTCTGGAAATGATTCAGATGACGAAGACATTGATATAAAAGTCACCTCAGACATTTCTGATATTTCAGACGCAGAAATCGAATTAGAAGACAGCAGATCAATCGGAACGGGAAGTAGAATAAGCGTACATTCAGAACCCTCCACATATTCCGCTCCGTCTTACCGATGTGAAAACAGGCTAACAAATTCGTCACCAGCGACTCGAAACGAATGTCCGACAGTTAACGTAggacaaaataattcaaatgcgACTAATACAAAACCCAAAATTTGGTCTATTGTAGAGATCATGAATAAAGACTCAAACAAAGCAAATACTTCTGGACATCATCATCAAACTCATTCTCGGACTTTGGACAATATCGCCACCATCAGTCCTTTACCAGAAAGAACAAATATGCGACCGAGTTCGataaatatttcacaaaatgtCAAATACACAATCAATGGACTGAAATCACAATCAAATCAAACTGGATCGAGAGCAAGGATCGAAACAATCGTATCCCCGAGTGACTCGGATAATGACTCATGA